A genomic region of Oncorhynchus mykiss isolate Arlee chromosome 2, USDA_OmykA_1.1, whole genome shotgun sequence contains the following coding sequences:
- the LOC110538208 gene encoding protein SMG9, which yields MSESGHSQPGMYGQGRRRRRRRDRDVGPPGQNLSGPSRDREYVPRERRDGSEEPPGPLLQKTPIILAKPPGERSKPSQSVPTSGGQALEKPIMLIKSREDGGKPGTPPEVASPASGSGASKLEREGQRPTQPVYQIQNRGMGAAASSGAVDPVIGQTKLVPPEKMKHSIKLVDDQMNWCDSAMEYLRDQTDMLVVGVIGLQGTGKSTIMSLLSANAPEEDQRGYVFRAQTQEIKERGGNQSTGIDFYITQERVIFLDTQPILSPSILDHLINNDRKLPPEYNLPHTYVEMQSLQITAFLFTVCHVVIVIQDWFTDINLYRFLQTAEMLKPSTPSASHDSTGSSGNEEGSEYYPHIVFLQNKSSRDEFCPRNLKKMHMAVDKLMAHSHLKYKGTLSMLDCNIFPGLDRDYLETEVNMFLLPLMENEGEDALTKAGSGAAPLFSLLPGYRGHPTFSSQVSKLRSQILAMSRCQLSHTILTEKNWFHYAARIWDGVKKSSALSEYSRLQA from the exons ATGTCAGAATCTGGCCACAGTCAACCTGGCATGTACGGacagggaaggaggagaaggCGACGCCGAGACAGGGATGTGGGTCCCCCGGGGCAAAACCTCTCTGGTCCCAGTCGAGATCGGGAATATGTCCCCAGAGAACGCAGG GATGGCAGTGAGGAGCCTCCAGGACCACTCCTTCAGAAGACCCCCATCATCCTGGCCAAACCCCCTGGAGAACGG TCCAAGCCTTCCCAGAGTGTACCCACCAGTGGAGGCCAGGCCCTGGAGAAGCCCATCATGCTCATCAAGTCCAGGGAGGACGGGGGGAAACCAGGGACCCCTCCTGAGGTGGCTTCCCCGGCCTCTGGCTCTGGGGCCTCAAAGCTAGAGAGGGAGGGCCAGCGCCCTACCCAACCTGTCTACCAGATCCAAAACAGAGGCATGGGAGCAGCTGCTTCCAGCGGTGCTGTCGACC CTGTGATTGGCCAGACCAAGCTCGTCCCCCCTGAGAAGATGAAGCACAGCATCAAGCTGGTGGACGATCAGATGAACTGGTGTGACAGCGCCATGGAG TACCTAAGGGACCAGACAGACATGTTGGTAGTGGGAGTCATTGGCCTGCAGGGAACAGGGAAATCCACCATCATGTCTCTCCTGTCTGCCAACGCACCTGAAGAAGACCAAAG gggcTATGTGTTCAGGGCTCAGACTCAGGAGatcaaagagagaggagggaaccagaGCACTGGTATTGACTTCTACATTACCCAGGAAAGAGTAATCTTCTTGGACACACAG CCCATTCTCAGCCCCTCCATTTTGGATCACCTCATCAACAACGACCGCAAGCTGCCTCCAGAGTACAACCTCCCTCACACCTATGTGGAGATGCAG TCTCTTCAGATCACTGCCTTCCTGTTCACAGTGTGCCACGTGGTCATTGTGATTCAAGACTGGTTCACTGACATCAACCTCTACAG GTTCCTCCAGACAGCAGAGATGTTGAAGCCCTCCACCCCCTCAGCCAGCCACGACAGCACTGGTTCTTCTGGCAACGAAGAGGGATCAGAGTACTACCCTCACATAG TGTTCCTGCAGAACAAATCTAGTCGTGATGAGTTCTGTCCCAGAAACCTGAAGAAGATGCATATGGCAGTGGACAAGCTGATGGCCCACTCCCATCTGAAATACAAAG GCACGTTGTCCATGCTGGACTGTAACATTTTCCCTGGCCTGGACCGCGACTACCTGGAAACAGAGGTCAACATGTTCCTGCTGCCCCTCATGGAGAATGAGGGGGAGGACGCTCTAACCAAAGCAG GGTCCGGGGCcgcccccctcttctctctcctcccggGCTACAGAGGACACCCCACCTTCTCCTCTCAGGTCTCCAAGCTCCGCAGCCAAATCCTGGCCATGTCCCGCTGTCAGCTGTCACACACCATTCTCACAGAGAAGAACTG GTTTCACTATGCAGCTCGCATCTGGGACGGGGTGAAGAAGTCCTCAGCCCTGTCTGAATACAGTCGTCTACAGGCCTAG